In Quercus robur chromosome 10, dhQueRobu3.1, whole genome shotgun sequence, a genomic segment contains:
- the LOC126704336 gene encoding SNF1-related protein kinase regulatory subunit gamma-1-like — protein MEGRWSHTCHTPKHLVDLYQASIKEKRKGIETNFVDHNDLEDPMNYLDLSNGVDMTHLDVSDFFEDVRDISGSFRWAPFLALQTSYSFLTMLLLLSKYKKKSVPVVDLGEGKIENIIRQSAVIHMLAECAGLQWFESWGTKRLSELGLPVMTPNRIIKVHEDEPVLQAFKLMRKKRIGGIPVIEKGSSRAVGNISLRDVQFLLTAPEIYHDYRSITAKNFPTAVRSYLEKNHENCPLVTGMITCKRDHTMKELIQLLDSKKIHRIYVVDNDGSLEGVITLSDIISKLVHEPRGYFDDFFDSVLPLPQNSRV, from the exons ATGGAAGGTCGTTGGTCACATACCTGTCATACTCCTAAACATTTGGTAGATCTGTACCAAGCCTCCATAAAAGAAAAGCGAAAGGGAATTGAAACAAACTTTGTTGATCATAATGATCTTGAAGATCCCATGAATTATCTTGACCTTTCAAATGGAGTGGATATGACTCATCTTGATGTCTCTGATTTCTTTGAGGAT GTTCGAGACATCTCTGGGTCATTCCGCTGGGCCCCATTTCTTGCTTTGCAAACATCCTACTCATTTCTTACTATGCTCTTGCTGCTTTcgaagtataaaaagaaaagtgttccTGTGGTTGATTTGGGTGAAGGTAAAATTGAAAACATCATCAGACAATCTGCTGTCATTCATATGCTAGCAGAATGTGCTGGACTTCAGTGGTTTGAAAGTTGGGGTACCAAGAGATTATCTGAGCTTGGACTTCCTGTGATGACACCAAATCGTATTATCAAG GTCCATGAGGATGAACCGGTGCTCCAGGCATTTAAGCTGATGAGGAAAAAGAGGATTGGAGGGATTCCTGTTATTGAAAAGGGTAGTAGCAGGGCAGTGGGTAATATAAGCTTAAGAGATGTTCAATTCTTGCTAACTGCTCCAGAAATCTACCATGATTATAG ATCTATCACGGCAAAGAACTTCCCGACAGCTGTTAGAAGCTACTTAGAGAAAAATCATGAGAACTGCCCATTAGTGACAGGCATGATCACGTGCAAAAGGGACCACACAATGAAAGAATTGATTCAGCTGCTTGATTCTAAGAAGATTCACCGGATATATGTAGTCGATAATGATGGGAGTCTGGAGGGAGTTATCACACTGAGCGACATCATCTCAAAGCTAGTACATGAGCCCCGTGGCTACTTTGACGATTTCTTTGATAGTGTTCTGCCACTGCCCCAAAACAGCAGGGTTTAA